In a single window of the Canis lupus dingo isolate Sandy chromosome 18, ASM325472v2, whole genome shotgun sequence genome:
- the PIDD1 gene encoding LOW QUALITY PROTEIN: p53-induced death domain-containing protein 1 (The sequence of the model RefSeq protein was modified relative to this genomic sequence to represent the inferred CDS: inserted 2 bases in 1 codon) produces MAAEAEGLEPQAAATEDAAGDATEAADAGXLRLLVGNRLSLDLYPGGCHRLLHLCAQRPPQLGEVEFLQLSGHEDPQLLEATLTQVPRNLQRLRSLVLRGGQHWDVLGACLRGSLTTLPAGLSGLARLAHLDLSFNSLETLPACIPQMRGLSTLLLSYNHLSELPEALGALPSLTFLSVTHNRLQTLPIALGALSTLQRLDLSGNLLDTLPPEIGGLSSLTELNLASNRLQGLPTSLVGLRSLRLLVLHSNLLTSVPTGLVHLPLLTRLDLRDNQLRDVPPELLDAPFVRLQGNPLGEALPAPQSPPEAPVILEMPRLFLNSDVDSFPVTPQGCSVTLACGVRLQFPAGATASPVNIQYRLWLPEPRLVPLGPHDSLLSGVLELQPHGVAFRQKVSLWLLFVPPRIRRCREVVVRTLSGDSWGDLDTHVEEEAPKRLWAHCQVPHFSWFLVVSRPVSNTCLVPPEGTLLCCSGYPGVKVTFPPGATEEPRSVCMQVVRMASRELRALLGEPEAAASPLLCLSQSGGPPSFLQPVTVQLPLPPGVTGLSLDRSCLHLLYRTPLEAAWDDITAQVALELTHLYARFQVTHFSWYWLWYTTKTCVQDLARKAWERLRLHRVNLIALQRRRDPEQVLLQCLPRDKVDATLRRLLDRYRGPEPSDTVEMFEGEKFFAAFEKGIDVDAERPDCVEGRVCFVFYSHLKNVKEVYVTTTLDRQVQAVRGQVSFYRGAVPEEVPEEAKAARQKKGMDTVWMATLPIKLPRLRGSEGLGQGRGPGLSLAPLNLGDAETGFLTQSNLLTVAGRLGPDWPAVALHLGLPYRELQRIRHEFRDDLDGQIRHMLFSWAERQAGQPGAVGLLLRALEQSDRLDVAEEVRAILELGRQKYKDSIQRTSLAPRGLDPADPAAPQSVESAQA; encoded by the exons AtggctgcagaggcagaggggctgGAGCCCCAGGCAGCTGCTACAGAAGATGCTGCAGGAGATGCCACAGAGGCTGCGGATGCAGG GCTCCGTCTCCTGGTTGGGAACCGGTTGAGCCTGGACCTGTACCCTGGGGGGTGCCACCGGCTGCTCCATCTCTGTGCCCAGCGACCCCCTCAGCTGGGGGAAGTGGAGTTCTTGCAGCTGAGTGGCCACGAGGACCCTCAGCTGCTAGAGGCTACCCTGACCCAGGTGCCGCGGAACCTGCAGCGCCTTCGCTCCCTGGTCCTCAGAG GTGGACAACACTGGGATGTGCTGGGTGCCTGCCTCCGGGGCTCTCTGACCACACTGCCCGCTGGCCTGAGTGGCCTGGCCCGCTTGGCCCACCTAGATCTGAGCTTCAACAGCCTGGAGACGCTGCCGGCCTGCATCCCACAGATGCGTGGCCTGAGCACCCTCCTGCTCTCTTACAACCACCTCTCAGAGCTCCCTGAGGCCCTCGGAGCCCTTCCCTCCCTTACCTTCCTCTCTGTGACCCATAATCGTTTGCAAACGCTGCCCATAGCGCTGGGAGCTCTCTCCACCCTGCAGCGCCTTGATCTCTCAGGGAACCTTCTGGACACTCTGCCCCCTGAGATTGGAGGCCTGAGCAGCCTCACGGAGCTCAATCTGGCTTCCAACCGGCTGCAGGGCCTCCCGACCTCCCTTG TGGGGCTGCGGTCCTTGCGGCTCCTTGTTTTGCACAGCAACCTCCTGACCTCAGTGCCCACCGGCCTGGTACACCTCCCGCTGCTCACTCGGCTGGATCTGAGGGACAACCAGCTCCGGGACGTGCCCCCGGAGCTCCTGGACGCTCCCTTTGTGCGCCTTCAGGGGAACCCCCTGGGCGAGGCTCTACCTGCCCCCCAAAGCCCCCCAG AGGCGCCGGTGATCCTGGAAATGCCCAGACTGTTCCTGAACTCAGATGTGGacag CTTCCCTGTGACTCCCCAAGGCTGCTCCGTGACCCTGGCCTGTGGCGTCCGCCTGCAGTTCCCTGCTGGGGCTACTGCTAGCCCTGTCAACATCCAGTATCGTCTCTGGCTGCCAGAGCCACGCCTTGTTCCCTTGGGTCCCcatgactccctgctcagtggtgtcCTGGAGCTGCAGCCCCACGGGGTGGCCTTCCGGCAG AAGGTGAGCCTGTGGCTGCTCTTCGTGCCCCCCCGCATCCGGCGTTGCCGGGAGGTGGTTGTCAGGACCCTGAGTGGTGATAGCTGGGGTGACCTGGACACTCATGTGGAAGAAGAGGCACCCAAG CGGCTTTGGGCTCActgccaggtgccccacttctcATGGTTCCTCGTGGTTTCGCGTCCTGTGTCTAACACCTGCCTGGTGCCACCAGAGGGGACGTTGCTGTGCTGCTCAGGATATCCCGGGGTCAAGGTCACATTCCCACCTGGGGCCACCGAAGAGCCTCGTAGTGTCTGCATGCAG GTGGTGCGCATGGCCAGCAGAGAACTTCGAGCCCTGCTGGGGGAGCCTGAGGCTGCGGCCAGCCCCCTGCTGTGCCTCTCACAGAGTGGTGGCCCTCCTAGCTTCCTCCAGCCTGTCACTGTGCAGCTGCCTTTGCCCCCTGGGGTCACAG GCCTGAGTCTGGATCGCTCTTGTCTTCACCTGCTGTACCGGACCCCTCTTGAAGCTGCTTGGGATGACATCACAGCTCAGGTGGCCCTGGAGCTCACCCACCTGTATGCTCGCTTCCAGGTCACCCACTTCTCTTG GTACTGGCTCTGGTACACCACCAAGACCTGTGTGCAAGACCTGGCTCGGAAGGCCTGGGAGCGGCTGCGTCTGCACCGAGTCAATCTCATTGCCCTGCAGAGGCGCCGGGACCCAGAGCAGGTCCTGCTGCAATGCCTGCCCCGTGACAAG GTGGATGCCACCCTGCGGCGACTGCTGGACCGTTACCGAGGCCCTGAGCCCTCTGACACGGTGGAGATGTTTGAGGGTGAAAAATTCTTCGCCGCTTTTGAGAAGGGTATTGATGTGGACGCTG AACGCCCAGACTGCGTGGAAGGCAGGGTCTGCTTTGTCTTCTACTCACACTTGAAGAACGTGAAGGAGGTCTACGTGACCACTACCCTGGACCGGCAGGTTCAGGCTGTGAGGGGCCAG GTGTCCTTCTACCGGGGAGCAGTGCCTGAGGAGGTGCCTGAGGAGGCCAAGGCTGCCCGGCAGAAGAAGGGCATGGACACCGTGTGGATGGCCACTCTACCCATCAAGCTGCCG AGATTGCGGGGGtctgaggggctggggcaggggcgggggcctGGCCTCTCCCTGGCACCTCTGAACCTGGGCGATGCTGAGACTGGCTTCCTGACCCAGAGCAACCTGCTGACCGTGGCTGGGCGCCTGGGCCCTGACTGGCCGGCTGTGGCCCTGCACCTGGGCCTGCCCTACCGGGAGCTGCAGCGCATCCGTCATGAGTTCCG GGATGACCTGGATGGCCAGATCCGTCATATGCTCTTCTCCTGGGCTGAGCGCCAGGCTGGGCAACCAGGGGCTGTGGGGCTTCTCCTGCGGGCCTTGGAGCAGAGTGACCGGCTGGATGTAGCTGAGGAGGTGAGGGCCATCCTGGAGCTTGGCCGCCAGAAGTACAAGGACAGCATCCAGCGCACAAGCCTGGCCCCCAGGGGCCTTGACCCAGCTGACCCTGCAGCACCACAGTCTGTGGAGTCTGCCCAGGCATAG
- the RPLP2 gene encoding 60S acidic ribosomal protein P2 isoform X1, whose translation MRYVASYLLAALGGNTSPSAKDIKKILDSVGIEADDDRLNKVISELNGKNIEDVIAQGEVVLASWPVCLLVGLWPCLPPQGLQLLLLVLPQPQRRKRKMRRKRSPRSQTTTWDLAYLIRVLPTPTHWQIKPFLCICGVVCGCFVRVWRWCAGQAFSPRESRALAAQGAGHLVWKWVLGMADVCGSSVWPGLEEAQKGT comes from the exons ATGCGCTACGTCGCCTCCTACCTGCTGGCCGCCCTCGGGGGCAACACCTCCCCCAGCGCCAAGGATATCAAGAAGATCCTGGACAGCGTGGGCATCGAGGCGGACGATGACCGGCTCAACAAG GTCATCAGCGAGCTCAACGGGAAAAACATCGAGGACGTGATCGCTCAGGGTGAGGTT GTATTGGCAAGTTGGCCAGTGTGCCTGCTGGTGGGGCTGTGGCCGTGTCTGCCGCCCCAGGGTCTGCAGCTcctgctgctggtgctgcccCAGCCGCAG cggaggaaaagaaagatgagaagaaagaggagTCCGAGGAGTCAGACGACGACATGGGATTTGGCTTATTTGATTAGggtcctgcccacccccacccactggcAAATAAAACCCTTTTTGTGTATCTGTGGAGTGGTGTGTGGGTGTTTTGTAAGAGTGTGGCGTTGGTGCGCAGGGCAGGCCTTCAGCCCAAGAGAAAGCAGAGCCCTTGCTGCGCAAGGAGCAGGGCATCTGGTGTGGAAATGGGTACTTGGGATGGCAGACGTCTGTGGCTCTTCGGTATGGCCGGGCCTTGAGGAGGCTCAGAAGGGGACATGA
- the RPLP2 gene encoding 60S acidic ribosomal protein P2 isoform X2, translated as MRYVASYLLAALGGNTSPSAKDIKKILDSVGIEADDDRLNKVISELNGKNIEDVIAQGIGKLASVPAGGAVAVSAAPGSAAPAAGAAPAAAEEKKDEKKEESEESDDDMGFGLFD; from the exons ATGCGCTACGTCGCCTCCTACCTGCTGGCCGCCCTCGGGGGCAACACCTCCCCCAGCGCCAAGGATATCAAGAAGATCCTGGACAGCGTGGGCATCGAGGCGGACGATGACCGGCTCAACAAG GTCATCAGCGAGCTCAACGGGAAAAACATCGAGGACGTGATCGCTCAGG GTATTGGCAAGTTGGCCAGTGTGCCTGCTGGTGGGGCTGTGGCCGTGTCTGCCGCCCCAGGGTCTGCAGCTcctgctgctggtgctgcccCAGCCGCAG cggaggaaaagaaagatgagaagaaagaggagTCCGAGGAGTCAGACGACGACATGGGATTTGGCTTATTTGATTAG
- the PNPLA2 gene encoding patatin-like phospholipase domain-containing protein 2: MFPREATWNISFAGCGFLGVYHIGVASCLREHAPFLVANATHIYGASAGALTATALVTGACLGEAGANIIAVSKEARKRFLGPLHPSFNLVKTIRSCLLKTLPADSHERASGRLGISLTRVSDGENVIISHFHSKDELIQANVCSTFIPVYCGLIPPSLQGVRYVDGGISDNLPLYELKNTITVSPFSGESDICPQDSSTNIHELRVTNTSIQFNLRNLYRLSKALFPPEPTVLREMCKQGYRDGLRFLRRNGLLNRPNPLLALPPAHPHVPKDEDVEDNQEATERALVNSHSQPALEDHILEHLPARLNEALLEACIEPKDLLSTFSNMLPVRLATAMMVPYTLPLESAVSFTIRLLEWLPDVPEDIRWMKEQTGSICQYLAMRAKRKLGSHLPSRLSEQMELRRTQSLPSVPLSCAAYSEALPSWMRNNLSLGDALAKWEECQRQLLLGLFCTNVAFPPDALRMPAGAGPAPRPSQLPPSSPPC; this comes from the exons ATGTTCCCCCGGGAGGCGACGTGGAACATCTCGTTCGCGGGCTGCGGCTTCCTCGGCGTCTACCACATCGGCGTGGCCTCCTGCCTCCGCGAGCACGCGCCCTTCCTGGTGGCCAACGCCACGCACATCTACGGGGCCTCGGCCGGGGCGCTCACGGCCACGGCGCTGGTGACCGGAGCCTGCCTGG GCGAGGCAGGTGCCAACATCATCGCAGTGTCCAAGGAAGCGCGGAAGCGGTTCCTGGGTCCTCTGCACCCCTCCTTCAACCTGGTGAAGACCATCCGGAGTTGTCTTCTCAAGACCCTTCCCGCTGACAGCCATGAGCGTGCCAGCGGGCGCCTGGGCATCTCCCTGACCCGTGTTTCTGATGGCGAGAACGTCATCATATCCCATTTCCATTCCAAGGACGAGCTCATCCAG GCCAATGTGTGCAGCACATTCATCCCCGTGTACTGTGGCCTCATCCCGCCCTCCCTCCAGGGCGTA CGCTATGTTGACGGCGGCATCTCAGACAACCTGCCCCTGTACGAGCTCAAGAACACCATCACTGTGTCCCCCTTTTCGGGAGAGAGTGACATCTGCCCGCAGGACAGCTCCACCAACATCCATGAGCTCCGGGTGACCAACACCAGCATCCAGTTCAACCTACGCAATCTCTACCGCCTGTCCAAGGCCCTGTTCCCGCCCGAGCCCACG GTGCTGCGGGAGATGTGCAAGCAGGGCTATCGGGATGGCCTGCGTTTCCTGAGGCGGAACG gcctcctgaacCGACCCAACCCCCTGCTGGCGCTGCCCCCTGCACACCCCCATGTCCCCAAGGACGAGGATGTGGAGGACAACCAGGAGGCCACAGAGAGAGCCCTAGTGAACAGCCACTCACAGCCAGCCCTGGAGGATCATATCCTGGAACATCTGCCCGCGCGGCTCAATGAAG ccctgctggagGCCTGCATAGAGCCCAAGGATCTGCTGAGCACCTTCTCCAACATGTTGCCCGTGCGTCTGGCCACTGCCATGATGGTGCCCTACACTCTGCCTCTGGAGAGTGCTGTGTCCTTTACCATCCG CTTGCTGGAGTGGCTGCCTGACGTCCCTGAGGACATCCGGTGGATGAAGGAGCAGACGGGTAGCATCTGCCAGTACCTGGCGATGCGTGCCAAGAGGAAGCTGGGAAGCCACCTGCCCTCCAG GCTGTCTGAGCAGATGGAGCTCCGCCGCACCCAGTCCCTGCCCTCCGTGCCGCTGTCCTGTGCTGCCTACAGCGAGGCGCTGCCCAGCTGGATGCGCAACAACCTCTCGCTAGGGGACGCGCTGGCCAAGTGGGAGGAATGCCAGCGCCAGCTGCTGCTGGGCCTTTTTTGCACCAACGTGGCCTTCCCACCTGACGCCCTGCGCATGCCTGCTGGCGCTGGTCCTGCCCCTAGGCCCTCACAGCTCCCACCCTCCTCGCCCCCGTGCTGA